GTCTTTTAGCCTAAAAGTTGGAAAACATACAACGTTAAAAACTATTAATCAAAGAAACGTAATATATATTATTCTTTTATTTTTTCCTTGATATTTCTCACAAATATTAACATAAAGATTTAAGTATAAGTTATTGAAAGTATTCATATGGGATTATTTTCGTTCGGTAAAAAGTCTACTACACACAGAAATCAAGTAAAGATCTTATTTACTTCCGATCTCCACGGGTCTAACGTTGCGTTTAAGAAATTCCTCAATGCAGGAAAGATGTACAAAACCGACGTGCTGATAATAGGAGGTGACCTTGCAGGAAAAATGCTAATACCGATAGTTGATCTTGGAAGCGGAAAGTTTGATGTGCAAGGAGAGATAGTTGGCAAAGAAGGTTTACAAGAAGTTGAGAATAGCTTAGCAAACAAGGGAATATACTATGGTGTTATGGATAAGAAGGAGTTTGACGAAGTTCAAGAGGATAAGAGAAAACAAGATGAAATATTTAAACAAGCAATGGTTGAAAGAGTGAAGGAATGGGTAAATATTGCAGAAGAAAGACTAAAGGATACCGGAATACCGCTTTACGTTAATTTAGGTAATGATGATCCTGAGTATTTATTTGAAGTACTGAAGCAGAGTGACGTGATTAAAATAACTGAAGGAGAAGTTGCTGATATTAAAGGTTACGAAATGCTGACCTACGGTTACGTTAATCCTACTCCTTGGAATACTCCAAGAGAAAAAAAGGAGGAAGAGCTATACAGAGATTTAAAGAGCTATTTAGAAAAAGCTAATCCAGATAAAACAATAATAAACTTCCACGCTCCACCTTACGGAACAAACCTGGATAACGCTCCACTTTTAGATAAGACTTTGAAACCAGTAGTTAAAGGTGGTGAATTAGTATTTACTCATGTAGGTTCAACTTCAATAAGGAAACTAATAGAAGAATTTAATCCTTTACTTGGACTCCACGGGCACATTCATGAATCTAGAGCTTTTGATAAGATAGGGAAAACAATAATACTGAACCCAGGAAGTGAATTTAGTGAAGGAGTACTCCACGCAGCTTACATTGTATTAGAAGACGGGAGAGTTAAAGCTCATCAATTCATAATAGGATAAACTACCTTTTATACTCATTATTTTCCCTTTTTTAACATAACTTCCTTCTCCAATTCTTTCTCTATCTCATTAAGATATTCATCTATGAACCTACCTTCATCGTCTATAATATTAACTCTCCAAGGGTCTATTACTCCTTTCTTCATCAGCATTTTTATTTCCTTGAATATTTCTTGGGCCTTAAAATTAACCTCCTTGTATTCCTCCAATAACAAAATTAACTTTTGGTTTAAATCGTCTTCCATATTTATATGTAATAACTAAGAGCTTATAAATATTTAACTTAGAAAATTGGAATATACAGAGATAAAATAATTATAAATCAATTTAATAGACTTTAGTATCATCAACTTTCACGATACTTTTAACCTGTGATAGTATTTCCTTACCATTTTACGCTAGGATATATGTCTTAATCCTAGGTACGTCACTTTCATGAGTGAAAATAGTTAGGAATATTTTATAGCAATTTCCCAAAAGTTTCGGTGAAAATGAGGTGAATACATTCAATCTCTCTAATAAAATACAAAGTTATTAAATAGATAATAATAGTTAATATCTTGTTATGGAGTTTTTATGTAGAAGACGATAAAAAGTTGTACTTAAATTATTATAAATGTAGTACAACAATTTATCGATAGAAATAGGGAGTTAAAATTCCTAGAAGTATAAAGAAGACAATGCACAATTAATAATTATTTACGGTAAGAGAAGGATAGGGAAGACTGAGTTAATAAAGCAATTCATAAGAGACAAAAAGGCGATCTACCATTTATGCACTTCTGATGGAGTTTTAAATAACATGAATTCACCAAAGGAGAAATTTGCAAAATTTACTGGAAAAACTTTAGATCGCTTAACGTTAACTTAGATGAGCTGTTAATTTATTTTGGTGAAGAAGTTAATGAGAGAGTAATCCTTGCACTGGACGAGTTCCAGTATTTAATGGAGAGCAATAAGAGTGTACTTTTGCTTGTCCAGAAGCCAGGAACCAGAAGCTAAAGGATACTGGCTCCAGCATTGGTATGATGGAGAACGAAGTATTATCCAAGAAGTCCCCTCTTTATGGTAGAACCAAGAGCTGGAAGGTTACCCAAATTCCTTTTCCTTACCTTTCTCAATTCTCTCCTGAAAAGGGAATAGAAGATTTAATTATGGAGTATAGTAGGGAGAGTCCCATTTTATATTCTTCAGCTAGAGAAAAGCAAGAGTGTTGAGGAGAATATAAGAGAAAAATATTGAGGAAGGAAAACATGCTTTACGACGAACCGATCTTCCTTCTAAAGAGTTTAGGGAACAGAGGGTTTACATGAGTATATTAAGGGCTATTTCTCAAGGGTATAATACAATTTCAAAAATATCAGAGGTAACAAGAATTGATAAAGGCAACTTGACAAGCTATTTAGACAGACTGGAGAGAACGAAATAATAAAAAGAGTAATTCCTTACGGCATGAAGAGGGGGTGATATGAAATTAAAGATGATTTCTTCGACTCTTGGTTTAAATTCGTTTACAGTAATTTGAGTGACCTTGAGATAGATAATGTGGAAGAAGCGATGAATAGGATAAATTTAGATAGTATTATTCGTTTAAATTTGAGAAGCTTATGAGAGAACTTATTAAAGAGAAAATTCTTGTTGATCTTCCATTTAACTATGTAGGGAAATACGTCCACAAGGGAGAGGAAGTTAATATAATTGCTGAAGGTGACGATGTAATATTCTTAGGAGAAGTAAAGTGGTCTAATAACGTTGATGCTAATGAACTTGTTGTAAAAATGAGGAGGATAATGGCTAAAATAAATGATAAGGGCAAGAAAGAGTATTATGGAGCGTTTGCAAAGTCTTTCAGGAGATGCGAATGAGTTATGTGCTATGATTTAAAAAAGATCGAAGGAAGGTGAAAAGTGATAAAAGAGAGGAGCAGTTTCATCGTGGTTAATAATACAATTTCTTAGACTGTTTAAGTATTATAACAACGTTTTTCCTAACAGGATCGATTATAATAGTTACTGATATAGATCTTAAGAAACTCAAAGAATATCAGAAGTGTTATCAAAGTATCCAACTTCTCTAGGCAAATACGTTGATACTGGATATTAAACAACTACCTGCACAACTATAACTATTTTAAAGCTACTTAGGTATTATACTTTCGTGAAGAGGGCAATAGTAGTAGGAAGCCTTATGCTTACAATATCACAGTGGTATTCATTCTTCCTAGTTTCACAACTTTCACTATTCATTTTCCCCATTGTTTCCGGAGTAGTTATATTCGTCCTAGGTTTTATAGGCAGACCTTTAGGAGGTATAATATTTGGACATATAGGAGATAAAATAAGCAGAAAAACTGCACTATTTTTAACATCACTTTTGCTGATACTCTCGTCGATCCTAGTCATTATCCTTTACAGCTGTTATTCAGTTCTAGCTTTCAGATTATTCCAAGGCTTAAGCTTAGGCGGAGAGTGGGGAGGTGCAAGTACCGTATTAATAGAGTCTTACAGCTCATCTAGATACAGGGGATTTATTGCGAGCATTGTCCAACTTTCAGTGCCTATCGCAATAATCTTATCCTCTACCACTATATTCGTCCTAACGCTAATTAACCTAAGCCTGTGGAAGTTCTCACTAATACCCATAATTTTGCTTACTTTGCTCTCTACTTACTTAATTAAAGACGTGAGTATTTCCGGAATGCATATCTCAAAAAAATTACCTTTAATAGAAGCAATAAAGCACGATTGGAGGAACATACTCAAAGGTATAGGAATAAAAATAAGCGAAAGCGCAATCTTTTACATTTTCACATCTTACATTTTCTCAAAAAATCCCTCAGCTTCTACGCTAGTTACCTTATCAATTTCTCTCCAACTATTTATGATTCCTCTTTTTGGTTATCTAAGCGATATAATAGGAAGGCGGAAAGTCATTATAATAGGAGTTCTCCTAATTATACCTGGAGCTATACTTTTCCCTGGATTAGCAGGAGAGTTAATTTTATCATTATCCGACTCCGCACTTTATGCACCTCAGTCAGCAATACTGACTGAAATATTTAATAGGAAATACCGCTTTACCGCATCAAATTTCTCTTACCAGGTTGCAAGCCTAATAGGAGGTGCTTTAGTTCCTAGCGTTTTAAGGCTAACGAACTATCCAGTAGTGCTAGTTGTGCTTCCTTACGTGATAATAACCTTGGTAAGCGTTATTCTAGTTAAGGAAACTAAGGGAAGGGAAGTCTAAGAGTGTCTGGGACGCCGACGAGATCATCATAAACGACTAGCATGATATACCTTCATCCCCGTTTGATTATAGTTGTTATCACTATCATGAAAGCTATGAAAGACATTAGGAAAGCAAAGATGTAAGCGTAAGAAAAGCTTATTTGGTAAAGAAATCCCATAGCTGAATTTCCTATTAGTAGTCCTATACTCCTTCCTAAAGATAAAGCACCCATTGAAGTCCCTACCTCGCCCCTAGTAAGCTTTGATATAATTGTAGGTTCAAACGTTTCTGTAGATGCTACCGCAATACCCATTACCGCTGATAAGGGATAAATTCCTATTAAACCAAGAGGAGAAAGGAAAGCAAAGCCTAGTGAAACGAGAGATGCTAATAAATAACCTAAAAAAGCTAAAGCCTTATACTCACTTAACTTTAGCTTACCAAAAACGTAACCGAAGATTGCTGAAGAAGCTAAAAATATTCCGTAAGTTATTGTCGCAAGGTAAAGCTTGTGAGTAAACTCCGCTGTAGTAATTATAGGAAACCCAAAACTATATTGGCTGAAAGCAAAAAACATTGTTGAAATTACTATTATCCATCCCTTCCTTACCATAATTTTAGGTTTCCCCTTTCCTCCTGCCTTAACCAGAGCTAGGAAGATTGTAGAGATTACTAAAGGTACGGCTGTAAAAAGTAAAATTACAGTAGCCTTTATTCCTAAGTAAAGTGCTATGCTCAAGTAAGTTACTGCCAGTGCAGCTCCTCCTATGTCTAATGCGTGGAGTATTCCGTAAGCTTCAGACCTCTCACTTTCCGTAGTAACTTCACTTACCATTGCCCTCCTAGCAGGAGTCCTAAAGTTCCTGAACCACCAACCTAACATAAATAGAATTAAAGCCTCAACATAGTTTACCGCTAATCCCGTAAATGATAAAATAATTATGAGCGAATTTCCCAACACCCCTATCTTCTTCCTGCCGTATTTATCAGCTAAATAACCTCCTAAGAGTGACATTAAGCTTCCTCCGCCGTAATTTAATGACTCAGCAATTCCGTAAATGAAAATGGGTGCATGAAAATAAAATACTAAGATAATTGGAAAGGAAGCTACTGCCGCTTGATACCCTAGGTCTGCAAAGAATGCTGAAAAAGAAATTTTGAGTACTTCTCTCCTATTTGTAAGCATTGATTAAAGATAAAGATGGCTATCTATAAATTTACTGAATTCTCACTTCTTCATAAAAATCCTCAATGTCTCCTCTGAATAATAACCATGAGTCAGTGAGCCTTTTATCTCGGGTTGATATTTAGGTATTACCCAGTACTTCATTAATGGAAGATAAATTACTCCTGATAGTAGGAATGACAAAATCCAAGCGTTATCTAAGGCAATACTCTCACCTGGATATGGTAGATAAATTATTGCTGAAATGATGAGAAAAGTTATTACTGCTGCAGGGTTTATTCCTTTCCAGTATTTAAACCTACCACTACTTAAGAATACATCAGCAAGGTCGAACTTGAACCTCCTAATTATTGCATAATCAAATATTATTACTCCTTCAACGCTTCCTAATAGACCTCCGTAAGTTAAAAGCCAATTATTTATATAGCTGTAAGCATTACCGTAATAACTCCAGGCTCCTAAGGCTAAGCCTATGGCAATTAAGATAAGAGAGCCCCTAAACCAGGTTAGATGCTTTGGGAAAGTGTTAGCTATATCATAAGCCGGTCCTACTGCGTTAGCAAAGACGTTAACTAAGAAGGTTGCTAGCATAAATCCTAATAATATTAATATGCTAAGAGGAGAAGGCATATGTAGAGAAACTAAAACTATAGGATCCCATATTGGTTGTCCGTAAAGTTCCAGTGAAGTTGCTGTAGTCATTGTAGCTAATACTGCAACAGCTAACATTAGGAAAGGCATAGGAATTTGCCCTATAGTCTGGGAGAATTGATTTTTAGCAAACCTAGTATAGTCAGGCATTGTTAAAGCCATTGTTGCCCAAAATGCAATATTAGCATTAAGAAACGCTAATATTGATAGTAAAGAAGCGTGAGTAGAAGGAGATAAACTAAAGAGATTTACAGACCAGTTAACTTTGCTCATGAAATAAAGCCATGCTGCTAAATAAGATAAAAGGATTATTGGGCCTCCTATTCTTGCAAGCCATTTTAATATAGGCTGAGATTTAGTCACTGGAGAATAGTAAAACACTATGATCTGCAGAACTATGACAGCAACGAAAGTCCCCCAGAATATTTGTGGGAAGTCCTTACTCAACACAAAAGGATAATCAGAATAATGACTTACAGTATAAGCTACAATGTTCAATTTCCCAGTTAAGATAGCATACATGGCTGTGGCAGCCTCAGTAATTATATAGCTCTCTATTCCCCACCAGCCCGCACCTATTATTGCCCTTATCCAGCTTGGGAAAATTGCACCGTAAGTTCCCCATCTAGATCTGGTTAACTGGGGTTCTGCTAGCCCATATCTAGCCCCTCCATGAGATTGAATAATCATCGGAATTAGAACTATGAGATTCCCAAGAAATACGAGAAATATTGATTGCAGAACATTCAATCCCATTACTATCCCTATACTCGCTAGAGTCCAGCTTGGAATTATGAAGATCATTGAAGTCCATATTGAAAAATAAGTGATAGGACCCCAATTCCTATTCTTTACCGGCACTGGATGAACGTCTGCGTTCCATAAGAATTTTTCATTTGGGAATACTTCCGTTAACTCAACTTGACCTTTCTCAGGATAAAACCTCGTTATAGAAATCCTGTCTATTACTTTCTCCATCTCAGCCCATAATGAAAGATCTACCAGTTATAATGTTTATCGCTCTTAAAGAGCAGTAATATATACTGCATTAGCCAGGCGTTCTGTGGAGTAATTGTATCTAAGCGACGTTAAATTTACCTTTAATTCGATGCTGATTCAGAGTTATAAAAGCTGATGGGTTTAATACCTAAAAATTAACGTCCGTAACGAAACATTAATGAGGTAAAAACTCATAGAAAATTAGCTTAAGACTTTCAACTCAACAGACTGAGGAACGTCTAACATTGATAAAAATAAGGAGACTGGTATTACGTTCTCTTCCGCCTTATCCTTGCTCAAAATGTAAACCTTTTTCATTCTACCGAGGATTTTCCTTTCAGCCTTAACGTTACCGAACTTTACATCAAAGCCTATAAGCTCTTCACCTTTTATTACCGCATCTACCTCTCCCTTAGCTTTAGTATAAAAAGTGTCATAAAGTCTAGATAAATGAGATATTACCACGCTCTCAGCTATTCTACTTTCCTCCGGAACGTTTGTCATCGTCCAAATGGAAAAAGACCTATAAATGAAGGGGTCAATGAAATAGAATTTCTTTTCCTTCCTACTAAGGACGTTTCCTTGTAAATCTACCTGCTCTAATACCTTAAGTAAATACAATTTCTGGAGTAATTCAACGTAACTTATTGCAGTTTTCACAGTCCCTACGCCGAAAGACCTTGACAAGGTATGGTAACTGAATTCGCTAGAAGTCCTTTCAATTATCCCTTTTATTGTAAGCTTGAAGAAAGTCTCACTCCTCTTTAACTTGTTCACCTCACTAACTATGCTAGAGATGAAATCATCTATTGTGCCTTCACTTACTTTACCGAATTTCACGAAGTCCCTTATCGCGTTAGGAAAACCTCCAGTAATTAGATAGTCCTCAAATAGGTCGTTGAGCTCACTAACTAGGTGAATGTTTTTCATGAAATTTGATAGCACGAAATCTAATCCGCCTTTTTGGACTTTAACATTAAATAATTCTGCATACTTTGAAAATGACAATGGCAACATTAATAGATTTTTACCTTTACCTCTTCTTCCTGGAAAAGTTTCTATTTCCCTCTTTGCCGACATGGATAGAGATCCCGTAACTACTAAAACGTCGTTCTTGAAATCTCCTTTATCTATCCTGCTCTTTAATGCCCTATACCACTCTCTAGGATAAGTTATCTCATCTAGGAAAATAAATGATGAAGAAATATTATTGGCTTTTCTAAATTTAATATACTCCTCCAGTACCTCGTCCAGTTCCTTATAATCTGCCAACCTGTCACAGGAGAAATAGAAGATTGCCTTAGGATTTGCGTTCTCCTCTAATAACTTCTTTACTAGAAGTATCAATGCTGTGGATTTGCCTACTTGTCTTGGGCCGAAGATGAAATTTAGTGAGTATGGAGATAAGCTTACTTTATCGATAACATCCGGAGTCCATTTAATTTCTGCCTCATTGTACTTCATATATAACTCTACCTCTGTTAGCCTATCCTTTGAAATCCACCAAGGGTTATATTCTTCAATCATTGTGTATTCAGACTCCACAAGTATTTAAAAAGATTGTTTACTCAGACTCCACAGAAGCTTAAAAATCTGAACAGCTCTAGAAAAACGTTAATTCGATACGTTAGAATTAAAGGAAATTCGTCAAATCAGTTAAGTAAACTATTTATTTTAAGGTGGTAAATACTCAATTCGCCTCGGAGTCTTGATGAAGGGGTAAACCCTGGAGCTCTAGTGTAAAACCGGGGCAGATGAAGGGGAAGGCTTATATAAATCCTTAATATACTGAAGACAAATGAGAAATTATGATGGAGGAAGAATTTGCTAAATTTCTTGAAGAATATGCTGAATATTTAAAGAGTAAACCACCATTAATAGACATTCCTCTTTCTCCTAAAGAGTTGCTAGCAGAGGCTTCCAGGATAAGGGCTAAATCCAGAGTTAAATTAGAAGGTGGAAAGATTGTTATTTACTTAGATAACGGTAAAACGGAACATTGGGCACACCTTGAAGGAGAAATAATAATAACTTTTGATAAACTTTACAGACCTTTGAAAGTCGAGATAGAAATAAAGGATACAATGGATAGCGAAAAAGTACTAAAGAACTTAAAGAACGAGAAAATTTCTGATATAGAATTTTTAATAGATGACGGATTTATTGAAATCTACTTAGCAAAAGGTGATGCAGAACATTGGGCACACCTTGAAGGAGAAATAATAATGGCATTGGACGAGTCATACAAACCGCTAAGGCTTGAGATAGAAATAAAGGATACAATGGATAGCGAAAAAGTACTAAAAAATGCTGGTCTTCTCTCCTCATCTTAAGAAGCACCTAGAGGATATCAATAATTACATGAGGAAATTTAACACGGATGTAGATCCTTTAGGACAGGAAGTTTTATCTTTCCTAGAAAGAGTAAAAGGTGTACAACAGGTCCCTAATCTGAGGTTAGGAGAAAAAGAAAGATGGAGAGTTATAGTACATTTTGACCCTTGTGCCAAAATAAGGTACGTAATAGCCAAGATTGATGATAAATTGATACTTGTTACTGCACATCCTGATCCGGATGCTGAAAATTTTATAGAATTCAAGTGAATATCTCTGTTATTTTAACACTTCACTTGAGAATTTAAGTGAAAGCTCGCCCGATTATTGCAAACCCTTAGTTACTAAGGTTTTTAATGACTAAATCTTTTACATATTATGGACAAGTTTGAGTACCTTGAAGATTTAAATGACGAAAGGACTAAGTCCTTCATAGAGAAGGAAAATAAGAAGACCGAAGAAAAGCTGGGCAAAAGAGCAAAGGAACTTTACCCGAGGCTTTTAGAAATTTACAGAGAGCCTTACGTCCTTAGCATGTTTGCATACGACGAAAATAATCCGGCAATCTTACTTTATGGAGAGAAAAACCAAGTACTTTTAGGTAATAAAGTAATTTATACTCCGCCTAAAGACTACGTAGCATCTCTAATCTGGAAGGTTTACAATTCTAAGGAAATAGGAGTTAGCGTACAGAAGAAGGGTAGCGATAAAGTTACAACATTCCTAATTTCCGAGAACAGCGTGAAGGAACTCGGGGAAATGGTGGAATCTCCGTTCTATTTTAAAGGTGAGCTATGTTACGTTAAGAGCTACCGTTATTCTCCACCCCCTGACGGAGGAGAATATCCTACAGATAGAGTATTTTGCGGAGATGAAATCGTTTACGGTAAAGATTTGAAACCGGGAGAATTCGTGTCAATCAGGGTATTTAACGACCTTATTACATTAACTAGGAATAAGGGCTGGAGATACAGCGAGCTTTACGCAGGTGAAGATTTTAATTCCCTAAAA
This genomic interval from Acidianus sp. HS-5 contains the following:
- a CDS encoding DUF234 domain-containing protein gives rise to the protein MRELIKEKILVDLPFNYVGKYVHKGEEVNIIAEGDDVIFLGEVKWSNNVDANELVVKMRRIMAKINDKGKKEYYGAFAKSFRRCE
- a CDS encoding cytosine permease — its product is MEKVIDRISITRFYPEKGQVELTEVFPNEKFLWNADVHPVPVKNRNWGPITYFSIWTSMIFIIPSWTLASIGIVMGLNVLQSIFLVFLGNLIVLIPMIIQSHGGARYGLAEPQLTRSRWGTYGAIFPSWIRAIIGAGWWGIESYIITEAATAMYAILTGKLNIVAYTVSHYSDYPFVLSKDFPQIFWGTFVAVIVLQIIVFYYSPVTKSQPILKWLARIGGPIILLSYLAAWLYFMSKVNWSVNLFSLSPSTHASLLSILAFLNANIAFWATMALTMPDYTRFAKNQFSQTIGQIPMPFLMLAVAVLATMTTATSLELYGQPIWDPIVLVSLHMPSPLSILILLGFMLATFLVNVFANAVGPAYDIANTFPKHLTWFRGSLILIAIGLALGAWSYYGNAYSYINNWLLTYGGLLGSVEGVIIFDYAIIRRFKFDLADVFLSSGRFKYWKGINPAAVITFLIISAIIYLPYPGESIALDNAWILSFLLSGVIYLPLMKYWVIPKYQPEIKGSLTHGYYSEETLRIFMKK
- a CDS encoding MFS transporter; this encodes MLTISQWYSFFLVSQLSLFIFPIVSGVVIFVLGFIGRPLGGIIFGHIGDKISRKTALFLTSLLLILSSILVIILYSCYSVLAFRLFQGLSLGGEWGGASTVLIESYSSSRYRGFIASIVQLSVPIAIILSSTTIFVLTLINLSLWKFSLIPIILLTLLSTYLIKDVSISGMHISKKLPLIEAIKHDWRNILKGIGIKISESAIFYIFTSYIFSKNPSASTLVTLSISLQLFMIPLFGYLSDIIGRRKVIIIGVLLIIPGAILFPGLAGELILSLSDSALYAPQSAILTEIFNRKYRFTASNFSYQVASLIGGALVPSVLRLTNYPVVLVVLPYVIITLVSVILVKETKGREV
- a CDS encoding MFS transporter, with product MLTNRREVLKISFSAFFADLGYQAAVASFPIILVFYFHAPIFIYGIAESLNYGGGSLMSLLGGYLADKYGRKKIGVLGNSLIIILSFTGLAVNYVEALILFMLGWWFRNFRTPARRAMVSEVTTESERSEAYGILHALDIGGAALAVTYLSIALYLGIKATVILLFTAVPLVISTIFLALVKAGGKGKPKIMVRKGWIIVISTMFFAFSQYSFGFPIITTAEFTHKLYLATITYGIFLASSAIFGYVFGKLKLSEYKALAFLGYLLASLVSLGFAFLSPLGLIGIYPLSAVMGIAVASTETFEPTIISKLTRGEVGTSMGALSLGRSIGLLIGNSAMGFLYQISFSYAYIFAFLMSFIAFMIVITTIIKRG
- a CDS encoding metallophosphoesterase: MGLFSFGKKSTTHRNQVKILFTSDLHGSNVAFKKFLNAGKMYKTDVLIIGGDLAGKMLIPIVDLGSGKFDVQGEIVGKEGLQEVENSLANKGIYYGVMDKKEFDEVQEDKRKQDEIFKQAMVERVKEWVNIAEERLKDTGIPLYVNLGNDDPEYLFEVLKQSDVIKITEGEVADIKGYEMLTYGYVNPTPWNTPREKKEEELYRDLKSYLEKANPDKTIINFHAPPYGTNLDNAPLLDKTLKPVVKGGELVFTHVGSTSIRKLIEEFNPLLGLHGHIHESRAFDKIGKTIILNPGSEFSEGVLHAAYIVLEDGRVKAHQFIIG
- a CDS encoding ATP-binding protein, which encodes MIEEYNPWWISKDRLTEVELYMKYNEAEIKWTPDVIDKVSLSPYSLNFIFGPRQVGKSTALILLVKKLLEENANPKAIFYFSCDRLADYKELDEVLEEYIKFRKANNISSSFIFLDEITYPREWYRALKSRIDKGDFKNDVLVVTGSLSMSAKREIETFPGRRGKGKNLLMLPLSFSKYAELFNVKVQKGGLDFVLSNFMKNIHLVSELNDLFEDYLITGGFPNAIRDFVKFGKVSEGTIDDFISSIVSEVNKLKRSETFFKLTIKGIIERTSSEFSYHTLSRSFGVGTVKTAISYVELLQKLYLLKVLEQVDLQGNVLSRKEKKFYFIDPFIYRSFSIWTMTNVPEESRIAESVVISHLSRLYDTFYTKAKGEVDAVIKGEELIGFDVKFGNVKAERKILGRMKKVYILSKDKAEENVIPVSLFLSMLDVPQSVELKVLS